The region AGCACCATCACTTCGGTAGACGGCTTTGCCAAGCTTATAGAAGAGTTGCTTAAAAAATAGGCTTTCAAGATGAATATAGTAAATAAAATTTCAGCTTGGCAGGATACTAGATTTCCTTGGCTGCTGATGGCTTTTGCGAGCATTGCGCTGGTTTTGCTGGCGCACTCGCTCTTTCAAAAGTACGTCTATATGCCACCTTGCGAACAGTGCGTATATATAAGATTTGCTTTTTTATGTATGGCATTTGGCGGTTTGATAGCGGCTATCAATCCTAAAAATTTAGTTCTTGCGTTTATAGGATATGTGTTTGCGTTTTGGGGAGCGATCCAAGGGATAATGTATAGCGTTAAGCTAGCCAAAATTCACACTGCGGTTCATAGCGACGATCCTTTTGGAGTTCAAGGATGCTCAACGGATCCTGTATATCCGTTTAACCTGCCGCTTCACAAATGGGCGCCTGACTGGTTTTTGCCTACGGGAGATTGCGGATATGATAACCCTATAGTTCCTGACGGAGTGGAATTAAGCGGATTACAAAAATACCTTGTAGACTTATATCAAGACGGCTGGTATCTAATCCCTTCAAAGCACTTCATGTCAATGGCGGACTGCACGCTTCTTGGCTTTGGTCTATGCTTTATAATCCTGCTTGCAATGGCGGTATCTAAAGTCATAACCTTAGTTAAAAACCCTAAATAATCTAATAAAAGGTCTGATTTTTCAGACCTTTTTAGATATACTGCTTGCCTAAACAAGGAGTAGTCCGGTGGGTATTGATATATTCAACAAATACAACTTCAAAATTTATATCATCATAATCCTATCCAGCCTGTTTGTGATACTTCTTGGCGCAAACGTATATAAAAACGCCAAACACCACATCGCAACCCTTTCAAATACAAACAAAATAGCCACTAGCGAAAACATCGTGCAGATATTTCAAATTTGGCTTGACGAGAGGATAAATTCTCTTGTGAAAGCCTCTAAGCTTATACAAAATGCCGATATATTAGACGATGAAGAGCGTATTAAGAAATTTACGCAAGCCTTTTTGGGCGATTTGGGTGAATTTGATCTGGTTCAGCTTTTAAAAGACGACGGAGAGATCTACATAAACGGCGAGAAATTTCCAAAAAGCCCCAAAGAGATAAATTCCAGACTAAGCCTTATCTGGTATCTGGAAACAAAAAATAGCAACAAACCTACGGTAAATTTCATGCCCGAGCATACGATTTTAGAGCAAGAGACTTTAAATTTATGCGTACCAAACTACAAAAACGGTAAATTTGCAGCGGTTTTATGCGGAGTAGTAAAAGTAAAAAGCATATTTGACAACATAAGCAACTTCAAGCTTCCTCCCAACTCATACTCCTTTATCGTAACGCACAGCGGCGAAATTTTAACAAAGATGAAAGATGAAAAGTTCAAAACGCAAATTGAGGATAAATTTCAAGAGCTGTTTTTAAAAGATGAGGACATAAGCAGCATAGTTGTGGATTCAAATTTCATATCCATAGCGGAAATTCCCTCGCTTAATTGGTTCATAGGCGCAGGCACGGACAACGCAAAAGAGACAAAAGAGCTGCTTGGAGCAACGACCAAAAACGCACTTACGTTACTTTTTGCGTTTATCGCTCTTGCTTTTATCGCAAACTCGCTTCATAACTTTATGTATGCCAAAATCAAAAAGCGTCAGGATGAATACGAAGCCATTCTTGCGCACAAAGCCAAGATGAGCGAAGCGGGTGAGCTCATAAGCGGGATAAATCATCAGTTCATTCAACCGGTAAATTCGCTAAATTTGGCTATATCAACATTGCTTATGCTAAAGCGAGAAGGCAATCTTGACGAGCAGATGCTGCAAAACATACTTGAAAAAGGTCAAAAGTCCATATTGCTACTAAGCAATACGATAGATATCTTTAGAAATTTTTACAAAACAAGCGAAAATATAAGAGAATTTAGCGTTAAACAAAGCATTAAAAATCTCTTAACTCTTATGCACACCGAGCTTACAAGAGCCAATGTACATGTGATTTTAAGCGAATTTGAAGATAAAAAAGTAAATCAGATAGAAAATATAATCCAGCAAATTTTACTTATCTTAATCCACAATGCAAAAGACGCTTTGGTGGATAAATTTAAAGATGATATCAAGTCAAGAAGAGTGCAAATAGATGTAAAATTCGATGAAAACAGGTGCTATATAGAGGTCATCGAATTTGGAAGCGGAGTGAGCGAAGCGATGAGCCGCAAGATATTTGACGAACCAAAAACCACCAAAAAACAAGGCAGCGGCATAGGACTGTACTTTGCTAAAAAGCTTGCCAACAGAAAGATAAACGGAGATATTAAACTCGTAAACAGAGCGCTTCCTACGGTATTTGAGTTAAATTTCGATGTTGATTTAAAGGGCAATAAATGAATAACGAATCTTTAAAATTACTAAAAAAGCTATCGATTTTGATCGTTGAAGACGACGATATGTCAAGAGAGCTCATAGCAAGCGGGCTAAAGCCGTATTGCGCTAGCGTTAGAGTCGCCGCGGACGGATGCGAGGGGCTTGAATGCTTTAAAAAACAAAAATCAGACATCGTCATAACGGATATCCATATGCCGATAATGAACGGATTTGAGATGATGAAAGAGATTTCAAGGCTTAAACCTCATCAAAAATTCATCGTCTTTACCTCTTACGATACGGATATGAATTTGATGAAAAGCATAGAACAAGGCGCTGCGCTATTTTTAAAAAAACCTATCGACATCAAAGATCTTCGCTCAATGATAATTGCATTAACCTACGAAAAAGACGAAAAATTAATCAAAATTAGCGACGAAATAAGCATAAATTTAAAAGAGGAGAAAATTTATAAAAACGGAGAGGAAATTTATCTGACATATCTGCAAAATAAATTTTTCTGGCTCTTTGCGTATAACTTAAACAAGCTTGTTAGCTACGAAATGATAGAGGAATTCGTCTATGAAAACGAGGTTGTGAGCAAGGGTGCTATACAAAATATCATCTTGCGTCTAAAGCGAGAACTTGGGATAAAATTTAAAAACATCTCAGAAGCGGGGTACATCCTAGTAACAAGCCAAAAAGAATAAAAGGTCTTGCAAAATTTGATTGGAAATTTAAAAGAAATTTGCCCGATTCATAAACAAAACGGGCAAAAACATTGGCTAATTAAATTTAGCGGGCTATCAAATATCAAATTTTGATGCTAGATGGGATTTATCTCGCTACTTCTTGCGTTATAAACAAACCAACTTAAGATCATGACCAAAAACACCGCTCCAATCAGAGCAAAAGAGCCAAATCCAAAAAGAGATATTGTATCTCTTGCTTCATTTGAGCCAAAGAAATTTGCATTATCTGGCGCAAAAACAGCAGGCAACATCTTATGAAGCTCAAGACCGAACGGAAAACTCACCGTAAGTTCGTGGATGTTAAAATTCTCGGCACTATTTGAGTAGCTAAGACCAAAAATCACGCCCAAAAATATAAACGCATATGCAACAAGCTTTACGATGAATGATTTTGGATTTATCATCGCTATAATCGCGCCAAAAGCGATAAAAATAAGCGCAAATCTAAGCTGAACTAAAAGCAAGCTGTTTGCAAAGCTAAAGCTAAGTGCAAAAAGACCAATCACAACCGCGAGCAAAATCGCCCACGGAATTATCGTGCGCTGCAAATTATAAACAAAGCAGACAAAGCCTTTATTTTCTCTATTATAATCAACCATGGCGCAGACTTATTTAGCTATAAGAAATTTGACGATTTCGCTTAGCTTATCAATGCTTGTAGCCGAGCTTAAATTTATCAAATATTTGCCGTTTACTACAAACGCTGGCACTCCGCTAATGACGGCAATATCATAGCCGTCATCCCAGCTAGTTAAAATTTCTTGCGCTCTTGGCGAATTTAAAGCCTTCTCATAATCGCTTTCACTCACGCCCGCGGCTTTTAAGGCAAGCTTAATCACGTCGCTTTTGTCGCCTTTTAAACCGCCTTTATCGTGTTGAGCTCTATAAATAGCAAATTTAGCTTTTTTAAATTTTGATTTATCGTCAAAAAGACCGACTCCGCTTTGCTCGTCAAGCGCCATCATAGCGGCTAAAATTCCGCTTACGGTCTCTCCAAATTCGCCCTTAGTCTTTAGATGATAAGGCTTAAACTCAAGCCCTTGGATACTAGCTACAACTTTTCCCGTGACTGATTTATCAAACCGGTAGCAGTACTTACATCCGTAGCTAAAAACCTTTACCAGTACGTTTTGTCCGACATTTAAAGGCTTATCAAGGATCAAATAATCCTTATTTTCCTCAAACGCTGCCGCAAAGGAGCTCAAAAGTCCAAAGACAACTAAAATTCGCACAAATTTGCTTAGTATTTTCATGCAACTTCCTTTCTTACTAATGACTTGCAAAATACTACAAAAGAGATGATAAATTTGAGGTTAAAATTGCTCTCTTTCATCTTGCCATACAACATCGCTTGTATATCTTGGAAGCCGCCACGCACCGCCTGCTACACCCTTACAAAGTCCGGTTGTGCCCTCGCTAGCTCTTACGAATTTCTCTCCATCCCAAACTTCGGTTCGATAGTAGTAGCAGTCCCCTACTCCTCTTATCTTTTGATTTGCTCTAAGCTCGCCTTTATAGTAGTCGTTTAAGTCGTTATCAAAGGTCTGAAGCACTTTAGTAAGCCCAGCATCCATGACCGCAAACAAATCAGATTCGTTATATGCGCTCATAGAGCAGCGAGTTTGCACAAGAGAGTGAGTTTCGTTTAGCTTATGCACCCAGATATCGCTGTGTCCGTGATCGTAAAACATACTAAAGCAGTCGTCTTTATTGGTAGTTGATTGAAGAAGCTTATATATCGGCTCATAACTCGCTTCGCCTATCCTTATGGTCTTTTCATCGCCTATCGTAGCAGCCGCGTTTATGACAGG is a window of Campylobacter sp. CCUG 57310 DNA encoding:
- the dsbI gene encoding protein-disulfide oxidoreductase DsbI, with product MNIVNKISAWQDTRFPWLLMAFASIALVLLAHSLFQKYVYMPPCEQCVYIRFAFLCMAFGGLIAAINPKNLVLAFIGYVFAFWGAIQGIMYSVKLAKIHTAVHSDDPFGVQGCSTDPVYPFNLPLHKWAPDWFLPTGDCGYDNPIVPDGVELSGLQKYLVDLYQDGWYLIPSKHFMSMADCTLLGFGLCFIILLAMAVSKVITLVKNPK
- a CDS encoding sensor histidine kinase, whose protein sequence is MGIDIFNKYNFKIYIIIILSSLFVILLGANVYKNAKHHIATLSNTNKIATSENIVQIFQIWLDERINSLVKASKLIQNADILDDEERIKKFTQAFLGDLGEFDLVQLLKDDGEIYINGEKFPKSPKEINSRLSLIWYLETKNSNKPTVNFMPEHTILEQETLNLCVPNYKNGKFAAVLCGVVKVKSIFDNISNFKLPPNSYSFIVTHSGEILTKMKDEKFKTQIEDKFQELFLKDEDISSIVVDSNFISIAEIPSLNWFIGAGTDNAKETKELLGATTKNALTLLFAFIALAFIANSLHNFMYAKIKKRQDEYEAILAHKAKMSEAGELISGINHQFIQPVNSLNLAISTLLMLKREGNLDEQMLQNILEKGQKSILLLSNTIDIFRNFYKTSENIREFSVKQSIKNLLTLMHTELTRANVHVILSEFEDKKVNQIENIIQQILLILIHNAKDALVDKFKDDIKSRRVQIDVKFDENRCYIEVIEFGSGVSEAMSRKIFDEPKTTKKQGSGIGLYFAKKLANRKINGDIKLVNRALPTVFELNFDVDLKGNK
- a CDS encoding response regulator transcription factor, with amino-acid sequence MNNESLKLLKKLSILIVEDDDMSRELIASGLKPYCASVRVAADGCEGLECFKKQKSDIVITDIHMPIMNGFEMMKEISRLKPHQKFIVFTSYDTDMNLMKSIEQGAALFLKKPIDIKDLRSMIIALTYEKDEKLIKISDEISINLKEEKIYKNGEEIYLTYLQNKFFWLFAYNLNKLVSYEMIEEFVYENEVVSKGAIQNIILRLKRELGIKFKNISEAGYILVTSQKE
- a CDS encoding thiol:disulfide interchange protein DsbA/DsbL, encoding MKILSKFVRILVVFGLLSSFAAAFEENKDYLILDKPLNVGQNVLVKVFSYGCKYCYRFDKSVTGKVVASIQGLEFKPYHLKTKGEFGETVSGILAAMMALDEQSGVGLFDDKSKFKKAKFAIYRAQHDKGGLKGDKSDVIKLALKAAGVSESDYEKALNSPRAQEILTSWDDGYDIAVISGVPAFVVNGKYLINLSSATSIDKLSEIVKFLIAK